The Stigmatella erecta DNA window CCCCTCACCCCGCTGAGCCTGAAGCTGCAGATGCTCTCGCGCGAGGTGAAGCGGCAGCCCGACTCACCGCTGCGGCGCTCCGTGGAGGACTACCTCGTCATCGGCATGCGCCAGGTGAAGAAGCTCTCGGAGCTGGTGAGTGACTTGCTGGACGTGACGCGCATCGCCGGGGGACGGCTCCGGCTGGAGCCCGAGCCCGTGCAGTTGGACACGCTCGTCCGGGAGGTGGCCGGGCGCTACGAGGCCGAGGCCGCCCGGGTGGGCTCGAGCCTGCGGCTGGAGCTCCAGGAGTCCATCGTGGGCCACTGGGACCGGCTCCGGCTGGAGCAGGTCGTCACCAACCTCGTGGACAACGCCATCAAGTATGGGGCCGGCACGCCCATCCACGTCGGCTTGCAGCTGCGCGAGCACCAGGCCTGCCTGCACGTCCGGGACGAGGGCATCGGCATTGCCCCGCAAGCCCTGTCGCGCATCTTCGGCCGCTTCGAGCGCGCCGTCTCCGAGCGCCATTACGGCGGGCTCGGGCTGGGGCTCTACATCACCCGCACCATCGTCGAGGCCCTGGGCGGAACCATCCAGGCCCAGAGCGTCCTGGGCGAAGGCGCCACCTTCACGGTGATGCTGCCCCTCACGGCCGCCCAGGCCCACGAGGCGCCCGGGCCTTCCTCTCAGGACTCCTCGGTGGAGCCGTCCGCGGAGGGCTCGTTCACGCGGGACACATAGGACACCGCGGGCGAGGCGCCGCGCCGGCCCTGTCCTGCGCCCGGCCGCGGGGCCTGGGAGCGCTCGTTCCGGGGCCCCTGCCCTGCCTGGGCCGGGCGTCCTCCGCCCGGGCCCGCGTGGGGCGGACGGCCGCCTCCCGGAGTCCCCGAGGAACGGCCCGCGCCATGAGACGGCGAGCGGCGGTCCCCGCGGAAGCCCCGCGCGTCCGCGGGCCGGGAAGCCCCTGCCTCCGCGGGCTTGGCGCCGGGGGAACGGGCCTCGGAGGACCGGTGCTGCGGGCCTCCCGCCGGACGGGGCTCATGGGGACGATGGGGCGCGCCGCCTGGCGTCCGCGGCTCATGGGGACGATGGGGCGCGCCGCCCGGAGAGCGCGGCTCGTGGCCCCGGTGCCCCGGAGAACGGTTGGGAGGACCGCCCCGGGGCCCTCCCGGGCCCTGCCGGTGCGGCCGCTCGCCGCCCTTGCCATTCCGGGCGCTCTGCTGGGCCACCTTGGGCCGCTCGCCGCCGCCCTGCCGCAAGAGCGCGAACTCGTCCTCGGCCTCCGCGGGCGCGGGCGCGGGCACGGGCGCGGCGGCGGCCACCTCCTGCACGGGCGCGGGACGGCGATCCCGGAACGGCGGGCGGCCGCCCTCGCGCGGAGGGCGCTGCCCCCCGGGGCGGCCCCCGTCGCGCGAGCCCCGGAAGCCGGGCGCCGCGCGGCCACTGGGCTCGAAGTCCGGTGTCAGCTCGCGCCGCACGTAGGCCTTCCAGATCTCCGCCGCGTCCCCGGTGCGGCCCTTCAGGCTGGGGGCGAAGCCGGAGAAGAACAGGCGCAGGTTCTCCAGGTCGCGATTGAAGAAGAACTCCGCCCGGCTGTTGGCCGCCGCGGAGACGATTTGAGGGAAGTCGATGATGGTGGGCCCGTGGGCCCCCAGCAGGATGTTGTACGCGCTCAGGTCGCCATGGATGATGTCGCAGCAGAGCATGCGCACCGCCTGCTGCCGGAGATCCCGGTAGTAGTCCTCCGCGGCCTCGGCGTTGCTGAACGTGGCATCCACGAGGCGCGGCGCGGGCTGGCCCTCGGTGTCCACCACCAGCTCCATCAGCAGCACGCCCTCGTAGAACATCACCGGGGCGGGGACCCGCACGCCGGCCGCGAACAGCTTGGAGAGCGCCTCGGACTCCGTCGCCTTCCACTCCTCCTCGGAGGCGGCCTGGCCAAAGCGGCTGCCCTTGTCCATGGCGCGCTGGGTCCGGCTGTTGCGGACCATGCGCCCTTCCTTGTAGCCCGCGT harbors:
- a CDS encoding RIO1 family regulatory kinase/ATPase codes for the protein MHEALQLLLTDGVIDEVAARLKSGKEADVYIVTQGGQYVAAKIYKERSQRNFKNNAGYKEGRMVRNSRTQRAMDKGSRFGQAASEEEWKATESEALSKLFAAGVRVPAPVMFYEGVLLMELVVDTEGQPAPRLVDATFSNAEAAEDYYRDLRQQAVRMLCCDIIHGDLSAYNILLGAHGPTIIDFPQIVSAAANSRAEFFFNRDLENLRLFFSGFAPSLKGRTGDAAEIWKAYVRRELTPDFEPSGRAAPGFRGSRDGGRPGGQRPPREGGRPPFRDRRPAPVQEVAAAAPVPAPAPAEAEDEFALLRQGGGERPKVAQQSARNGKGGERPHRQGPGGPRGGPPNRSPGHRGHEPRSPGGAPHRPHEPRTPGGAPHRPHEPRPAGGPQHRSSEARSPGAKPAEAGASRPADARGFRGDRRSPSHGAGRSSGTPGGGRPPHAGPGGGRPAQAGQGPRNERSQAPRPGAGQGRRGASPAVSYVSRVNEPSADGSTEES